The Populus trichocarpa isolate Nisqually-1 chromosome 2, P.trichocarpa_v4.1, whole genome shotgun sequence genome has a window encoding:
- the LOC7457409 gene encoding pyridoxine/pyridoxamine 5'-phosphate oxidase 2, which produces MGTVTPSPWKRLLLSAIESNSHLKHSYFVQFATIGSNGRPSNRSVVFRGFEENSDRIQINTDFRTRKIEELNHCPFAEICWYFTDSWEQFRINGRVDVIDGSNPNPAKLQQREKLWFASAIKSRLQYLGPNPGLPCLSEQSPDEFFLDPSSGPVATFCLLVLEPDQVDYLNLKSNQRIVSTLSRSANGEMCWNSEMINP; this is translated from the exons ATGGGAACAGTAACCCCATCTCCATGGAAGCGGCTTCTTCTGAGCGCAATAGAGTCAAACTCTCACCTCAAACACTCTTATTTCGTTCAATTT gCAACAATTGGATCTAATGGCAGACCTTCCAATCGCTCTGTCGTTTTCAG AGGATTTGAAGAAAATAGCGATAGAATCCAAATCAACACTGATTTCCGTACACGCAAG ATTGAAGAGCTTAATCATTGTCCATTTGCTGAg ATATGTTGGTATTTTACCGACTCTTGGGAGCAATTCCGGATCAATGGAAGAGTTGATGTTATTGATGGGTCCAATCCCAATCCGGCAAAGCTTCAG CAAAGAGAGAAATTGTGGTTTGCTAGTGCTATAAAATCAAGGCTGCAGTACTTGGGACCTAATCCTGGTCTTCCTTGTCTAAGTGAGCAATCTCCAGATGAATTCTTTCTTGACCCCTCTTCAGGCCCAGTCGCCACATTCTGTCTGCTGGTTTTAGAGCCTGATCAG GTTGATTACTTGAATTTGAAGAGTAACCAGAGAATAGTGTCCACCTTGTCACGGAGTGCCAATGGAGAAATGTGTTGGAATTCAGAGATGATCAATCCATAA